Proteins encoded together in one bacterium window:
- a CDS encoding FkbM family methyltransferase, whose product MNSIIRLLHVLKLYTPLKSIAELLTPLNPAYRHRRKAMKAFYAEFIHEDDICFDIGANIGNRSEVFLELGARVVAVEPQGACVEKLKRKFGNNPRITIVPAAVGEVEGEAELLVSNASTISSLSREWIDRVKESGRFSSYSWDRTEKVPITTFNRLIEKHGTPAFTKIDVEGYESSVMKGLSGPAGIISFEFTPEFITSALDSIDHLDSLGAVEFNYSTGETMCLAQSQWINAREMQSLLLSLPDKTIFGDVYARFG is encoded by the coding sequence ATGAATTCTATCATCAGGCTTCTTCATGTATTAAAACTGTATACGCCGCTCAAGTCAATAGCGGAATTGCTGACACCGCTCAATCCTGCATACCGTCACCGCAGGAAAGCGATGAAAGCATTCTATGCGGAATTCATTCATGAAGATGATATATGCTTCGATATCGGAGCCAACATCGGGAACAGGTCAGAAGTATTTCTTGAGCTCGGCGCACGGGTTGTCGCTGTGGAACCGCAAGGGGCATGTGTGGAAAAACTGAAAAGAAAATTCGGAAATAATCCACGAATTACAATAGTTCCCGCTGCTGTCGGAGAGGTCGAGGGCGAAGCCGAACTTCTGGTCAGCAATGCTTCCACCATCTCCTCGCTCTCACGGGAATGGATAGACCGGGTAAAAGAGAGTGGCCGTTTTTCATCGTACAGCTGGGATAGAACCGAAAAGGTACCGATCACGACTTTTAACCGTCTCATCGAAAAACACGGCACCCCGGCTTTCACCAAAATCGATGTCGAGGGTTACGAATCGAGCGTCATGAAGGGATTGTCCGGACCGGCCGGAATAATCTCCTTCGAATTTACCCCCGAATTCATAACCTCCGCTCTCGATTCGATAGACCATCTCGACAGCCTAGGCGCAGTCGAATTCAATTATTCGACAGGAGAGACAATGTGTCTTGCACAGTCTCAATGGATTAACGCCCGGGAGATGCAGAGTCTCCTCCTCTCGCTGCCCGACAAAACAATTTTCGGCGATGTCTATGCCCGGTTCGGATAA
- a CDS encoding nitroreductase family protein, with translation MIEKSDILRYRTPEHDVSLIFPQRWSSRALSGEPIGEEELMTLLEAARWAPSSYNNQSWRFLYARRETPAWETFYGLLSDYNRKWAGNAAVLIVVISKNTFDFNGKPSRTHSYDTGAAWMSLALQGSINGLVVHGMQGFDYDRAKEKLRIPDGYTVEAMAAVGRPGRNEDLPEDIRKGEAPNSRKKIEEFAFEGGFPE, from the coding sequence ATGATCGAGAAATCCGATATCTTGAGGTACAGAACGCCAGAACATGATGTCAGCCTCATATTCCCGCAGCGGTGGTCCTCACGGGCATTGAGCGGGGAACCAATAGGCGAGGAGGAGCTCATGACTCTTTTAGAGGCGGCGCGCTGGGCGCCCTCATCATACAATAACCAGTCATGGCGGTTCCTGTATGCCAGACGGGAGACACCCGCTTGGGAGACGTTCTACGGTCTCCTGAGCGACTATAACAGGAAGTGGGCCGGAAATGCCGCGGTTCTCATCGTCGTTATCTCCAAAAACACCTTCGATTTCAACGGGAAACCATCGCGTACCCATTCGTACGATACCGGCGCGGCGTGGATGAGTCTGGCGCTCCAGGGTTCCATAAACGGACTTGTCGTCCATGGTATGCAGGGTTTCGATTACGACCGTGCTAAAGAAAAACTCAGAATCCCCGATGGTTATACCGTGGAGGCAATGGCCGCGGTCGGCCGGCCGGGCAGAAATGAAGACCTTCCCGAGGACATCCGAAAGGGCGAAGCGCCGAACAGCCGTAAAAAGATTGAAGAATTTGCCTTCGAGGGCGGATTCCCGGAATAA
- a CDS encoding class I SAM-dependent methyltransferase: MRKLLKYIAPKSFNDGLYRCNTLGKKLAGGRAVERFLDVGCGDGRLTMEFAEIAQAKELYGIEYVDEFRQEAEKRGIRCSRQDLNGRWDFEDDFFDLILSSQNIEHLHNTRLYLEESYRCLRENGRLIVLTENLASWANIWALVFGWQPFSTTNINGWSAGNPLIWHSDLPRDEEFISTWQDTGVSGTVGHVRVLAYRGLKNLLEKTGFRNVRVFSRGYLPLWGSLSDALCTIDRRHGHFLIATGLK; this comes from the coding sequence ATGAGAAAACTCCTGAAATATATAGCCCCGAAGTCATTCAATGACGGCCTTTACCGGTGCAACACGCTGGGGAAAAAACTGGCAGGCGGAAGAGCTGTGGAACGATTCCTCGATGTCGGATGCGGAGACGGCAGGCTCACCATGGAATTCGCTGAGATTGCTCAGGCGAAGGAACTCTATGGCATTGAATACGTTGATGAATTCCGGCAGGAAGCCGAAAAACGGGGAATCCGGTGCAGCAGGCAGGATTTGAACGGAAGATGGGATTTCGAGGACGATTTTTTCGACCTTATCCTCTCGAGCCAGAACATCGAGCACCTCCACAACACACGGCTTTATCTCGAGGAAAGTTATCGCTGCCTGCGGGAAAACGGGCGGCTCATCGTTCTCACCGAAAACCTCGCTTCGTGGGCGAATATCTGGGCGCTCGTATTCGGCTGGCAGCCCTTTTCCACCACAAACATAAACGGCTGGAGTGCGGGCAATCCCCTCATTTGGCACAGCGACCTGCCGCGAGACGAGGAATTCATAAGCACATGGCAGGATACCGGTGTGAGCGGAACGGTCGGGCATGTCCGCGTCCTCGCATACCGCGGACTGAAAAACCTCTTGGAAAAGACCGGCTTCAGAAATGTGCGGGTGTTTTCACGGGGATACCTGCCGCTCTGGGGAAGTCTTTCGGATGCGCTCTGCACCATCGACAGGCGGCACGGGCATTTCCTCATCGCTACGGGACTCAAATGA
- a CDS encoding glucosamine-6-phosphate isomerase — MARPISKVAPDWWDYTTLDPEIIGDVVKLRAGDLLELSRPGFRVSFYDTLEEFYLAEALEYIEAWKQATPDNPAGICGPIGPTEQLPLVARIVNSTGMKLHDAHFWGMDEWVENGRPVPPTHPLSFEKADRELCFDRIDPALRMPDSHLHFPTRDLEAYSRSFDDIRCVVMQGGQGEVKHWAFNDPLPRKGTHRDEPPSPEEYRRLGTRIVDLHPMTVIQNARTSGGGNVSMVPTQAASVGPVETWKAEKVSIWHAGNHDNPFGIRLTAFMISKKIPDSSVPMSLLADHPNVHFHYYRRGIGSVGTEMH; from the coding sequence ATGGCTCGACCGATCAGTAAAGTTGCACCCGACTGGTGGGATTATACAACACTCGACCCTGAAATCATCGGTGATGTCGTAAAGCTCCGAGCAGGGGATCTGCTTGAACTTTCACGGCCCGGTTTTCGGGTATCGTTTTACGATACCCTCGAGGAATTTTATCTTGCCGAGGCGCTCGAGTACATCGAGGCATGGAAACAGGCAACCCCTGACAATCCGGCAGGTATCTGCGGTCCCATCGGTCCAACCGAACAGCTTCCCCTCGTCGCCCGCATTGTCAACAGCACCGGCATGAAACTCCACGACGCGCACTTCTGGGGTATGGACGAGTGGGTGGAGAACGGCAGACCCGTTCCGCCAACCCATCCCCTGTCATTCGAAAAGGCCGACAGGGAGCTCTGTTTTGACCGAATCGATCCCGCACTCAGAATGCCCGACAGCCATCTCCACTTTCCGACACGTGACCTTGAGGCATATTCGAGAAGTTTCGACGATATCCGCTGTGTTGTCATGCAGGGCGGCCAGGGAGAGGTGAAACACTGGGCGTTCAACGATCCGCTGCCCCGTAAAGGTACACACAGGGACGAGCCGCCGTCGCCCGAAGAGTATCGCAGGCTCGGAACGAGGATTGTCGATCTCCATCCCATGACGGTCATTCAGAACGCACGGACATCCGGCGGCGGTAATGTGTCCATGGTTCCGACCCAGGCGGCATCGGTGGGCCCGGTGGAAACATGGAAGGCTGAAAAGGTTTCTATCTGGCACGCTGGCAACCACGACAATCCCTTCGGTATACGGCTCACCGCATTCATGATTTCAAAAAAGATACCCGATTCTTCGGTACCCATGTCACTCCTCGCCGATCATCCCAATGTCCATTTCCATTACTACCGCAGGGGAATCGGCAGTGTCGGAACCGAAATGCACTGA